The sequence GAGCGGGCGCGCTTCACCGGTCCGCGCCTGTGGGACCTGCTCGTCGCGCGGGGCCTGGTCGACACCGATCCCCACCGCGCCCTGCTGCGTAGCGTCATCGTCGTCACGGCGGGGGATGGCTACAGGCTGGTGCTGGCGGCGGCGGATCTGGCGCCCGATCTCGGCGATGCGCCCATTCTTCTCGCCCATACGCGTGAGGGCGAGCCGCTCGCCACCGCCCGTGCGCCGCGCCTCGTGGTGCCGGGAGACCGGCGCGGCGCGCGGCAGATGTTCGATGTCGCGCGGATCGAGGTCCGCGTGCTCGACGCGCCCCCTTCCCCACCCGCTTCGACACAGGAGAACACCCCATGAAGCTCAGCGCGCGCAACGTCGTCCCCGGCACCGTGGTCAAGGTCACCAAGGGCGCCACCACCTCGCATGTGCGCATCGATATTGGCGGCGGGCAGGTGCTCACCTCCTCCATCACCAATGAGGCGGTGGACGAGCTGGGCCTGAAGGAGGGCGGCAAGGCCTATGCCGTGGTCAAGGCCTCCGACGTGATGATCGCGGTGGATTGAACTCCTGATGTCCCGGACCAGCGGCGGACAGCGCCGCGCCGGCTGCGACGTACGGGGGAGTCTTCGGTCTAACGCCAGTCCAACCGCCCCCACGCCCCCCTCATCCCCGGGCGTGACCCGGGGACCCAGCCTTTGCAACGGCACATGGGGGAACGTCTGGGTGGCCGGGTCAAGCCCGGCCATGAGGGCGTGCAAGCGGCGGCGGTGTCCCGGATCGGCGCACCGCGCCGCGCCGATCGGAACGCGAGGGAGACTCTTCAGTCGAAACCTCCCCCCCCTCATCCCCGGGCTTGACCCGGGGACCCAGCCTTTGCAACGGCACATGGCGGAAAGCCTGGGTGGCCGGGTCAAGCCCGGCCATGAGGGCGCGCGAGCGGCGGCGGTGTCCCGGATCGGCGGACAGCGCCGCGCCGATCCGGCACCGAGGAGATGCTCTTCGGCCGAAGCCCGGCTCCATGCTCCCCTCATCCCCGGGCTTGACCCGGGGATCCAGCCTTCCCAACGGCACATGGCGGAAAGCCTGGGTGGCCGGGTCAAGCCCGGCCACCCGGGAGCCCGCAGGTCGCGTCAGCCGCCTCAGCCCTTGGCGTGGGCCGCCAGCAGGTGGATTTCCTTCACCAGCGCCTCGACGCCGCCGGTCAGGAACTTCACCGTCTTCTCGTC comes from Ancylobacter polymorphus and encodes:
- a CDS encoding TOBE domain-containing protein: MKLSARNVVPGTVVKVTKGATTSHVRIDIGGGQVLTSSITNEAVDELGLKEGGKAYAVVKASDVMIAVD